One window from the genome of Schistocerca piceifrons isolate TAMUIC-IGC-003096 chromosome 1, iqSchPice1.1, whole genome shotgun sequence encodes:
- the LOC124724712 gene encoding angiopoietin-related protein 7-like, translated as MSQYFLSRLITAKHKSTNLPMEMNVIFSLLWFSCFISYTCSANHETTTEGNLETTVKVRNRRKLPRARDTLGRFTNATEMYNENDASENSEKENNAMQNTLLLQRLQDRLTAVLTMEEQILRKTETIEYRLTKLEVQMQEKSESVKSELREVSRRVQQLDWQSSKIDSVLESIKMDTSALNQGQEHLRGMFSETRSRAINAAETRSDNQLSIVRTSILSILGIVKNLQNVAVNTQRNFTTLINATKSLSSISTKLATKQDIHSATMEIRQDSFISPLMREQFTPHMKLQAEEDEQLPEDCKALQQYGNNISGVYKIKPKLSTKGFFVYCDQETHNGGWTVIQNRYEGSVEFFRNWHDYKYGFGNLAGEFWLGLEKIHILSNDVIHELLIEMHDFTLTKTYALYSAFSVGTELEGYPISILGDYDGDAGDSLIYHAGMKFSTYDMDHDNWSDGNCAESHTGAWWYNGCDTSNLNGRYLGGEVQSTHEYQGMYWYDWHGPSYSLMKTRISIRPNPKAYIYVKNNGTQSQLKKLKNRKHGSQGEKLKITESNAANETESLDENSHHSTSKISDQESK; from the exons ATGTCACAGTACTTTCTCAGTCGTTTGATAACAGCAAAACACAAGAGCACAAATCTGCCGATGGAGATGAATGTAATCTTTTCCCTCTTGTGGTTTAGCTGCTTTATTTCTTATACATGTTCTGCTAATCATGAGACTACAACAGAAGGAAACTTGGAAACAACGGTTAAAGTGCGCAATAGACGAAAACTGCCAAGGGCACGGGACACTTTAGGAAGATTTACAAATGCGACTGAG ATGTACAATGAAAATGATGCCAGTGAAAATAGTGAGAAAGAAAACAATGCGATGCAAAATACATTACTACTTCAGAGACTACAAGATCGTCTTACAGCTGTTTTGACCATGGAGGAACAGATTCTAAGGAAAACAGAAACAATTGAATACCG GCTAACAAAGCTAGAGGTGCAGATGCAGGAAAAGAGTGAAAGTGTGAAGTCAGAACTCCGGGAAGTAAGTCGAAGAGTACAACAACTTGATTGGCAGAGCAGTAAAATTGATTCAGTTCTTGAATCTATAAAAATGGATACAAGTGCCCTGAACCAAGGACAAGAACATCTGCGAGGGATGTTCTCAGAAACAA GAAGCAGAGCAATAAATGCAGCAGAAACAAGATCAGACAATCAGCTAAGCATTGTTCGAACTTCCATTCTCAGTATCCTGGGAATAGTGAAAAACTTACAGAATGTTGCGGTTAACACACAGAGAAACTTCACAACATTAATCAATGCAACAAA ATCATTATCTTCAATAAGCACCAAATTGGCTACAAAGCAAGATATTCATTCTGCTACCATGGAAATAAGACAGGATTCTTTTATCTCTCCTTTGATGAGAGAACAATTTACTCCACACatgaaactgcaagctgaagaagaTGAACAACTCCCTGAAGATTGCAAAGCATTGCAGCAATATGGTAACAATATTTCTGGGGTGTATAAAATAAAGCCAAAATTATCCACAAAAGGATTCTTTGTCTACTGTGATCAAGAAACCCACAATGGAGGTTGGACA GTTATCCAAAATCGGTATGAAGGTTCTGTAGAGTTCTTTCGGAACTGGCATGACTATAAATATGGATTTGGGAACTTAGCTGGAGAATTCTGGCTGGGACtggaaaaaatacatatattatccaATGATGTG ATACATGAACTATTAATTGAAATGCACGATTTCACACTCACTAAGACGTACGCCCTCTACTCTGCATTTTCTGTTGGAACAGAACTTGAAGGCTATCCAATCTCTATACTTGGAGACTATGATGGAGATGCAG GTGATTCACTAATTTATCACGCTGGAATGAAGTTCTCTACTTATGACATGGATCACGACAACTGGTCTGATGGAAATTGTGCTGAGTCTCACACTGGAGCTTGGTGGTATAATGGATGCGATACAAG CAATCTGAATGGGCGTTATCTTGGTGGTGAAGTGCAAAGCACTCATGAATACCAAGGAATGTACTGGTATGACTGGCATGGCCCAAGCTACTCACTGATGAAGACGCGAATCTCAATTAGACCAAATCCAAAAGCATACATTTATGTGAAAAATAATGGAACACAATCACAgctcaaaaaacttaaaaatagaaagCATGGATCACAAGGAGAAAAGCTGAAGATAACAGAATCTAATGCAGCTAATGAAACTGAATCTCTGGATGAAAACAGTCATCATTCAACTAGCAAAATATCTGACCAAgaatcaaaatga